The Rhodothermaceae bacterium genome window below encodes:
- the hisF gene encoding imidazole glycerol phosphate synthase subunit HisF, whose protein sequence is MPLTKRIIPCLDVDQGRVVKGIQFVDLVDAGDPLEQAHVYNKEGADELVFLDITATHEGRDIMHDVVRQTAEQIFIPLTVGGGIRTLEDMRKMLHAGADKVAINSAAIRTPDLITECAEAFGAQCVVVAIDMKRRPQGGWEVYTHGGRRATGIDGLEWAKEAETRGAGELLVTSMDRDGTQIGYDLELLQRLDELVQLPVIASGGAGTLEHLRDALLIGRAHAVLAASMFHFKQVTIIQAKQFLHDAGITVRLI, encoded by the coding sequence ATGCCCCTAACCAAGCGGATTATCCCCTGCCTAGATGTGGATCAGGGGCGCGTCGTAAAAGGAATCCAGTTCGTGGACCTGGTTGATGCCGGGGATCCCCTTGAACAGGCGCATGTGTACAACAAGGAGGGAGCCGATGAGCTTGTATTTCTGGATATTACGGCAACCCATGAAGGGCGTGATATCATGCACGATGTTGTTCGTCAAACGGCCGAACAGATTTTTATCCCTCTGACCGTTGGCGGAGGTATCCGAACCTTGGAGGATATGCGAAAAATGCTTCACGCCGGGGCGGATAAAGTCGCCATCAACTCCGCTGCAATTCGGACACCCGATCTCATAACAGAATGTGCTGAGGCATTCGGCGCCCAATGTGTGGTCGTGGCAATTGACATGAAACGACGCCCCCAGGGAGGCTGGGAAGTCTATACACACGGAGGACGGCGAGCCACAGGAATTGATGGACTTGAGTGGGCCAAAGAAGCAGAGACGCGAGGCGCTGGTGAATTATTGGTCACATCCATGGACCGGGATGGTACTCAGATTGGATATGATCTGGAGCTGTTGCAACGGCTAGATGAACTTGTGCAGCTTCCCGTTATCGCCTCGGGTGGCGCTGGTACACTTGAGCATTTACGGGATGCTCTGCTAATCGGGCGCGCTCACGCTGTTCTTGCTGCGTCCATGTTCCACTTTAAACAGGTTACGATCATACAGGCAAAACAATTTCTGCATGATGCGGGGATTACCGTCAGGCTCATCTAA
- the hisA gene encoding 1-(5-phosphoribosyl)-5-[(5-phosphoribosylamino)methylideneamino]imidazole-4-carboxamide isomerase has product MIIPVPAIDLLDGCCVRLMQGAYDQVTNYHRNPLTVAQKWESQGATLLHVVDLDAARSGGQTHNTETIASIAKQVSIPVQTGGGIRSSADVTRILEHGIHRVIIGTAAVQDPSLVRTMVTKYGAERVAVGIDAKGGEVRVSGWLEGTGVAAFEFAREMERCGIRRIIYTDISRDGTMTGPNLSAYRTLGMQLESAKLMASGGVSGPEDLAALDELESVGVDSVIIGRALYEGKFSDHTLWPEGLKRCP; this is encoded by the coding sequence ATGATTATTCCGGTGCCGGCAATTGACCTCTTGGATGGATGCTGTGTACGGTTGATGCAGGGAGCATACGATCAGGTAACCAACTATCATCGTAACCCCTTGACGGTTGCCCAAAAATGGGAATCTCAGGGAGCAACACTGTTGCATGTTGTCGACCTTGACGCTGCACGATCCGGAGGACAGACACACAATACAGAAACAATTGCTTCGATCGCAAAACAAGTGTCCATTCCGGTCCAAACTGGTGGAGGAATTCGGTCCAGTGCAGATGTCACCCGTATCCTTGAGCATGGAATCCACCGGGTGATCATCGGTACCGCTGCCGTTCAGGATCCTTCACTCGTCCGTACAATGGTTACAAAATATGGAGCAGAACGTGTTGCAGTTGGCATAGATGCCAAAGGGGGGGAGGTCCGTGTGAGCGGATGGCTTGAAGGGACCGGGGTGGCTGCTTTTGAGTTTGCAAGAGAGATGGAACGATGCGGAATTCGCCGTATTATCTATACCGACATCAGTCGAGACGGTACTATGACTGGCCCCAATCTGAGTGCCTATCGCACTTTAGGGATGCAGCTTGAATCTGCGAAACTGATGGCAAGTGGTGGTGTATCCGGGCCGGAAGATTTAGCAGCATTGGACGAACTGGAGTCTGTCGGTGTAGATTCAGTCATCATTGGCCGGGCACTCTATGAGGGAAAATTTTCAGACCATACTCTTTGGCCCGAAGGATTAAAAAGATGCCCCTAA
- the hisH gene encoding imidazole glycerol phosphate synthase subunit HisH, whose translation MITIIDYGIGNLHSIERAFQYVASGVIRTDAPEAIDQADRLVLPGVGAFGACIQEVRKRGLEQPILDAIARKVPFLGVCVGMQMLFESSSEKGRHVGLGLLSGHVEALKPQDPTLKIPHMGWNVVSPVQPSPLLHDLPDGACCYFAHSFYASKTDPNDVIASTEYGATLPVVVGRDNVYGVQFHPEKSHKVGLQILSNFAQLV comes from the coding sequence ATGATTACGATTATCGACTACGGTATCGGGAATCTGCATTCCATTGAGAGAGCGTTCCAGTATGTTGCCTCGGGGGTAATCCGGACGGATGCCCCAGAAGCCATTGATCAGGCGGACCGACTTGTACTTCCCGGCGTCGGCGCTTTTGGTGCCTGTATCCAGGAAGTAAGAAAGAGAGGGCTGGAACAACCGATTCTGGATGCAATTGCTCGCAAGGTACCATTCCTGGGGGTTTGTGTGGGAATGCAAATGCTCTTTGAATCTAGTTCGGAAAAAGGCCGACATGTTGGCTTAGGGCTACTGAGCGGGCATGTAGAAGCGTTGAAACCACAAGATCCTACTCTGAAAATCCCCCACATGGGATGGAATGTGGTTTCGCCGGTCCAGCCCAGCCCGCTTCTGCATGACCTACCCGATGGTGCGTGCTGCTACTTCGCACATTCCTTCTACGCAAGTAAGACCGACCCGAATGACGTAATTGCCTCTACAGAGTACGGAGCAACCCTCCCGGTTGTCGTGGGACGAGATAATGTCTACGGGGTACAATTCCACCCGGAAAAGAGTCACAAAGTTGGTCTTCAAATTTTATCAAATTTCGCCCAACTTGTATGA
- the proC gene encoding pyrroline-5-carboxylate reductase has protein sequence MSLSHQTIAVIGAGNIGRALVGGLISGGHLDPSRVRVTRRNPNGLEILHRKLPGVSAGVDNKAAVKDASIIVLAVKPTNWLSVAEEIREFVNPGTLIVSVLAGLTTDRIAKEFPDHQPVVRTMPNTPMTVFKGATAICAGASASVEHVELVREMFEAVGRVERVPEYLMDAVTGLSGSGPAYVYMLIEALTDAGVKQGLPRSTAFRLTKQTVLGAAQLADQTDKHPAILRDEVTTPGGTSISAIAELEQHGLRTMFIHAVATATERSKELSGN, from the coding sequence ATGTCACTCTCCCATCAAACCATAGCTGTCATTGGTGCAGGCAATATCGGCCGTGCTCTCGTTGGCGGGTTGATCTCAGGCGGACACCTGGATCCATCGAGAGTTCGCGTAACCCGGCGGAATCCAAATGGCTTGGAGATTCTACATAGAAAACTTCCCGGCGTATCTGCGGGCGTAGATAACAAAGCAGCCGTCAAAGATGCCTCTATCATCGTACTGGCCGTTAAACCCACAAATTGGCTGAGTGTCGCGGAAGAAATTCGTGAATTCGTCAATCCGGGAACCTTGATTGTTTCTGTACTCGCCGGGCTTACTACAGACCGGATCGCAAAGGAATTCCCGGACCATCAACCGGTTGTCCGTACAATGCCAAACACGCCAATGACGGTGTTCAAGGGAGCGACTGCTATCTGCGCAGGAGCCTCCGCATCTGTTGAACACGTTGAATTAGTTCGAGAAATGTTTGAGGCCGTAGGCAGGGTGGAGCGGGTCCCGGAGTACCTTATGGACGCAGTCACTGGACTCAGTGGCAGTGGCCCGGCGTACGTCTACATGCTGATTGAAGCCCTGACCGATGCCGGCGTAAAACAGGGTCTTCCCCGCTCAACAGCCTTCAGGTTGACCAAGCAAACTGTACTTGGAGCGGCGCAACTTGCAGATCAAACCGATAAGCATCCTGCGATCCTGCGCGATGAAGTTACCACGCCAGGTGGAACTTCTATCTCCGCGATTGCAGAATTGGAACAGCATGGTTTGCGCACCATGTTCATCCACGCTGTTGCGACCGCAACAGAACGTTCCAAGGAACTCAGTGGAAATTGA
- the hisB gene encoding imidazoleglycerol-phosphate dehydratase HisB: protein MEPVTSDRQSSITRKTGETNVSVQFNLDGTGDYKNQTGVGFLDHMLDLFAKHGQFDLKTKCSGDLDVDEHHTVEDVGICLGQALRKALGDKSHITRYGHAYVPMDEALARTAIDLSGRFVLYFEGDFDRPTVGDLPTELVQHFWYSFAEHAHCTLHISVLYGINTHHKIEAIFKSVGRALRIAVQQSEDNSKMPSTKGVL, encoded by the coding sequence ATGGAACCTGTTACTTCTGATCGGCAAAGTTCGATCACCCGAAAGACCGGGGAAACTAATGTCTCCGTCCAGTTCAACCTTGATGGAACTGGTGATTACAAAAACCAGACAGGGGTTGGGTTTCTGGATCATATGTTGGACCTTTTTGCAAAGCACGGTCAATTCGATCTAAAAACCAAGTGCAGTGGAGACCTTGATGTTGACGAACACCACACCGTCGAAGATGTTGGGATTTGTCTCGGTCAGGCGCTACGGAAAGCACTGGGAGATAAATCCCATATCACACGTTATGGCCATGCATACGTGCCGATGGACGAAGCATTGGCCCGTACAGCGATTGATCTCTCCGGCCGATTCGTACTCTATTTTGAAGGAGATTTTGATCGTCCAACGGTGGGAGACCTCCCAACTGAACTTGTCCAGCATTTCTGGTACAGCTTTGCAGAGCATGCACATTGTACACTGCATATAAGCGTCCTCTACGGGATCAACACGCATCACAAGATTGAAGCGATCTTCAAATCTGTCGGGCGTGCATTAAGAATCGCCGTACAACAGAGCGAAGACAATTCAAAGATGCCATCAACTAAAGGGGTCCTCTAA
- the metG gene encoding methionine--tRNA ligase: protein MPDESFKRTLVTSALPYANGPVHIGHLAGAYLPADIYVRYLRLQGRDVVYVCGSDEYGVAIVMQAMQENVTPQEVVDRYHPMIRDSFEGFGISFDNYSRTTREVHTETSQDFFRRLSEKNEFVLKREEHLYDPEAKVFLADRFVHGTCPICGYEDAYGDQCEKCGTSLSPTEIKNPRSTLTDAVPELRPTTHWYLPLGQWQSRLEAYISSHSDWKPNVLGQIGAWFTDGLRDRAITRDVPWGVPVPQEAADAAGVQSEGKVIYVWFDAPIGYISSTREWAQRKGDPERWKLYWQDEDSRLIHFIGKDNIVFHTLMFPAMLMGYGEYVVPDQVPANEFLNIEGSKLSTSRGWAVWLHEYLNDFPPDLLRYVLTSTLPESKDSDFNWNDFQTRVNSELADILGNFVNRALTFAEREFDNKVPPLSSPSAADEAALAELAGYPQQIGAAYERFRFREAARLTMNMARLGNKYFNDQVPWVTRKTNRSQCANTVHVSLQIAAALSVLMDPVLPFSAEKLRGMLRFGGVRSSLPDSDHSEGIGWSEAASSPLPAGHELGRKEILFHKVTDDTIQTQIEKLESTDPESGPPYVEAKPTISYDDFAKLDLRTGRILSAEPVPKSKKLLKLQVDLGYETRQILAGVAEHFQPEEMIGQSVVVVANLAPRKMMGLESQGMLLMGEDREGRLSLISSGSEEGSIIC from the coding sequence ATGCCGGACGAGTCTTTTAAGCGCACCTTGGTGACGTCTGCGTTGCCGTACGCCAATGGTCCGGTACATATTGGACATCTTGCAGGTGCTTATTTACCAGCGGATATTTATGTTCGCTATCTGAGGTTACAGGGTCGTGATGTGGTATATGTCTGTGGGTCGGATGAATATGGTGTAGCGATCGTGATGCAGGCAATGCAGGAGAACGTCACTCCTCAGGAAGTCGTTGATCGTTACCATCCCATGATCCGAGACAGTTTTGAGGGGTTCGGAATTAGTTTTGACAACTATAGCCGCACCACACGTGAGGTCCACACGGAGACCAGTCAGGATTTTTTTCGGAGATTATCCGAGAAGAATGAGTTTGTGCTGAAGCGAGAGGAGCATCTTTACGACCCGGAGGCAAAGGTTTTTCTCGCAGATCGTTTTGTGCATGGCACCTGTCCCATTTGTGGTTACGAGGATGCCTATGGAGATCAGTGTGAAAAGTGTGGCACATCACTCAGCCCCACGGAGATCAAAAATCCGCGGAGCACACTCACCGATGCAGTCCCGGAGTTGCGCCCGACGACTCACTGGTATTTGCCCCTGGGACAGTGGCAGAGCCGATTGGAAGCCTACATTTCCAGTCATTCTGACTGGAAGCCGAATGTTCTTGGGCAGATTGGGGCTTGGTTTACAGACGGATTGCGTGACCGGGCAATCACCCGTGACGTTCCTTGGGGAGTTCCCGTACCACAGGAAGCTGCGGACGCAGCTGGTGTGCAATCAGAGGGGAAAGTGATTTATGTATGGTTTGATGCACCGATTGGATACATTTCATCAACGCGGGAATGGGCGCAGCGCAAAGGTGATCCAGAGCGATGGAAGCTGTACTGGCAGGATGAGGATTCCAGACTAATTCACTTTATTGGCAAGGACAATATCGTATTCCATACACTGATGTTTCCCGCGATGCTGATGGGCTACGGGGAGTATGTAGTGCCGGATCAGGTTCCTGCGAATGAGTTTCTGAACATTGAAGGCAGCAAGTTGTCAACGAGTCGAGGATGGGCGGTGTGGTTGCACGAGTACCTCAATGATTTTCCTCCAGACTTGCTACGTTATGTACTCACTAGTACGCTCCCCGAGTCCAAAGACTCTGATTTCAACTGGAATGATTTTCAGACGCGCGTCAACAGTGAGCTAGCGGATATATTAGGCAATTTTGTCAATCGTGCTCTGACATTTGCCGAGCGCGAGTTTGACAATAAGGTCCCTCCACTGTCTTCTCCTTCTGCAGCAGATGAAGCAGCTCTTGCAGAATTGGCAGGGTACCCGCAGCAGATCGGGGCAGCCTATGAGCGGTTTCGGTTCCGCGAAGCAGCGCGTTTGACGATGAATATGGCGAGACTGGGGAATAAGTACTTCAATGACCAGGTTCCATGGGTTACGCGGAAGACCAACCGGTCTCAGTGTGCCAATACAGTTCATGTATCTCTACAGATTGCGGCAGCGTTGTCAGTACTGATGGATCCGGTTCTTCCGTTTTCGGCAGAAAAGCTTCGAGGTATGTTGAGGTTCGGGGGAGTTCGATCCAGTCTACCTGACTCCGATCATTCGGAGGGGATTGGTTGGTCGGAGGCAGCTTCCTCTCCACTTCCAGCAGGACATGAACTTGGTCGCAAAGAAATTCTCTTTCATAAAGTAACGGACGATACCATTCAGACACAGATCGAAAAATTAGAATCCACCGACCCGGAATCGGGTCCCCCGTATGTGGAAGCAAAACCCACAATCAGCTACGATGATTTTGCAAAACTGGATCTTCGGACCGGTCGCATACTTAGTGCAGAGCCAGTTCCAAAATCCAAAAAACTGCTAAAGTTGCAGGTAGATCTTGGCTATGAAACCCGTCAGATCCTTGCGGGGGTTGCAGAACATTTTCAACCGGAGGAAATGATCGGGCAGTCCGTTGTGGTAGTCGCGAATTTGGCACCTAGGAAGATGATGGGGCTTGAGAGTCAGGGAATGCTTCTGATGGGGGAAGACAGAGAAGGACGTCTGTCACTCATTTCTTCAGGAAGCGAGGAGGGATCCATTATCTGCTAA